In Silene latifolia isolate original U9 population chromosome 3, ASM4854445v1, whole genome shotgun sequence, a single window of DNA contains:
- the LOC141646272 gene encoding uncharacterized protein LOC141646272 — MAGQQCSSMDTKAAMAKYIKEMDSSAEKKGVDQDKISITTGFMFNAHKVENTELHIIDQHHWSGKLDPEWPFLKVLPWKPLDVPPFKHQGPLPTGSVAGIVYVESHDSTARKWLLAFDTVNFRVHVEAGPAGSVDWGKIKQKLDQSGRESEYADRVLGGRAFALYSTKSDNLFSFFLN, encoded by the exons ATGGCCGGCCAACAATGCTCATCAATGGACACCAAAGCTGCAATGGCGAAATATATCAAAGAGATGGACAGTTCCGCCGAAAAGAAAGGCGTTGATCAGGATAAAATCTCCATAACAACCGGATTTATGTTTAACGCTCATAAGGTTGAAAATACTGAACTGCATATCATTGATCAGCATCATTGGTCTGGAAAATTGGATCCAGAATGGCCATTCCTTAAAGTCCTCCCATGGAAGCCGCTTGACGTACCGCCATTCAAGCACCAAGGACCCCTTCCGACTGGCTCTGTTGCTGGAATTGTCTATGTTGAGTCCCATGACTCAACTGCCCGCAAATGGCTCCTTGCTTTTGACACGGTCAACTTTAGG GTTCATGTGGAGGCGGGTCCTGCGGGATCAGTTGACTGGGGGAAAATCAAACAGAAGTTGGATCAATCAGGACGCGAAAGTGAATACGCAGATCGAGTGTTGGGAGGCAGGGCTTTTGCTCTATATTCTACAAAGTCAGACAACTTGTTTTCGTTTTTCTTGAATTAA